A single window of Pseudoduganella plicata DNA harbors:
- a CDS encoding M48 family metallopeptidase — MDGGATLDEAAGTAVAGRYYDGVTSRAHRVVLRVRDGHACLEGEAERCTPLNDIRVSERSTHAPRKLTFADEAVFEPDERGAMEALLHATGHRDSTVVWMQQSWRAVLASFAMLVIVLVVGYLFVVPAGAKLVARMLPASVERQLGEGVLKMLDRRVFSPTRLAASRQEELAQAFAQLAPPEDGAPPYRLVFRRSRIGPNAFALPSGDIVLTDELVNLLEDDKAVLATLAHELGHLHERHMTRRLIQGSAVAAVITVVVGDAGSLVAGLPTMALDMRYSRDAEQEADDYAAAMLHRNGIPLAHLERLFATLEGLEKEHGAMPPYLASHPPSAERLARLRERLR; from the coding sequence ATGGATGGCGGCGCAACGCTCGACGAGGCGGCCGGCACGGCCGTCGCCGGCCGTTACTACGACGGCGTCACGTCGCGCGCGCACCGGGTCGTGCTGCGCGTGCGCGACGGCCATGCCTGCCTGGAAGGGGAGGCCGAGCGGTGTACGCCGCTCAACGACATTCGCGTGTCGGAACGCAGCACGCATGCGCCGCGCAAACTGACGTTCGCCGACGAAGCCGTGTTCGAGCCCGACGAACGGGGTGCGATGGAGGCGCTGCTGCATGCCACGGGCCATCGCGACAGCACGGTGGTCTGGATGCAGCAAAGCTGGCGTGCCGTGCTGGCCTCGTTCGCCATGCTGGTGATCGTGCTGGTGGTCGGGTATCTGTTCGTGGTGCCGGCAGGGGCGAAGCTTGTTGCGCGCATGCTGCCGGCGTCCGTCGAGCGGCAGCTGGGGGAGGGCGTGCTGAAGATGCTGGACCGCCGGGTATTCAGTCCCACCCGGCTGGCCGCCAGCCGCCAGGAGGAACTGGCGCAGGCGTTCGCCCAGCTGGCGCCGCCAGAGGATGGCGCACCGCCGTACCGGCTCGTGTTCCGCCGCAGCCGCATCGGCCCGAATGCGTTCGCGCTGCCGTCCGGCGACATCGTGCTGACCGACGAGCTGGTGAACCTGCTGGAGGACGACAAGGCCGTGCTGGCCACGCTGGCGCACGAACTGGGGCACCTGCACGAAAGGCACATGACGCGCCGGCTGATCCAGGGTTCGGCGGTGGCCGCCGTCATTACCGTTGTCGTGGGCGATGCCGGCTCGCTGGTGGCCGGCCTGCCGACGATGGCGCTGGACATGCGCTACTCGCGCGACGCCGAACAGGAAGCGGACGATTACGCGGCGGCCATGCTGCATCGGAACGGCATTCCGCTGGCACACCTGGAGCGTCTGTTCGCAACGCTGGAGGGCCTGGAGAAGGAGCACGGCGCCATGCCGCCTTATCTGGCCAGCCATCCGCCCTCCGCGGAGCGCCTGGCGCGGCTGCGCGAGCGGTTGCGTTGA
- a CDS encoding YjgN family protein, whose protein sequence is MSAVFEQAVPAAATEERLAFSATGSEYFRIWIVNLLLSIVTLGIYSAWAKVRRNQYFYANTKLAGSTFEYHGNPMAILKGRIAALVLLGGYNVALRYSLPLGLVMMVVVAAVMPWLVWKSLQFSLHNSSYRGIRFGFRGSLGSTYLHYLVLPVFSVITLGFGTPFVHQRLKRYQHTESRYGGTHFSFDATVGEFYKTYAVFLGLMIGGGFALGVAGAVMGGVAGLLGGASGASGAVILLVVVGYAFMLCVSWALMAVLQNLIWNHTQLGAHRFKSTMTWSRLAGLYLTNTLGIVFTLGLFIPFAHVRALRYRLESTAVLVNGSLDDVVANKGDAVGAFGEGAADLAGFDLSL, encoded by the coding sequence ATGTCCGCTGTTTTTGAACAGGCCGTACCTGCGGCCGCTACCGAGGAGCGTCTTGCGTTCTCGGCCACCGGAAGCGAGTACTTCCGCATCTGGATCGTCAACCTGCTGCTGTCGATCGTAACTCTTGGTATCTACTCGGCTTGGGCGAAAGTGCGGCGGAACCAGTATTTTTACGCCAACACCAAACTGGCAGGCAGCACCTTCGAGTACCACGGCAATCCGATGGCGATCCTGAAGGGCCGCATCGCCGCGCTCGTTCTGCTGGGCGGATATAACGTCGCGCTGCGCTATTCGCTGCCGCTCGGCCTCGTCATGATGGTGGTCGTCGCCGCCGTGATGCCGTGGCTGGTCTGGAAAAGCCTGCAGTTCTCGCTGCATAACAGCAGCTATCGCGGCATCCGCTTCGGCTTCCGCGGCAGCCTGGGAAGCACTTATCTGCACTACCTTGTGCTGCCGGTCTTTTCCGTCATCACGCTCGGCTTCGGTACGCCATTCGTGCACCAGCGCCTGAAGCGGTACCAGCACACGGAAAGCCGCTACGGCGGCACGCACTTCTCGTTCGACGCGACGGTCGGTGAGTTCTACAAGACGTATGCCGTGTTTCTGGGATTGATGATCGGCGGCGGCTTCGCGCTGGGCGTCGCCGGTGCCGTAATGGGCGGCGTCGCCGGCCTCCTGGGCGGTGCCTCCGGCGCATCGGGCGCGGTCATCCTGCTGGTTGTTGTCGGCTATGCCTTCATGCTGTGCGTGAGCTGGGCGCTGATGGCGGTGCTGCAGAACCTGATCTGGAACCACACGCAACTGGGCGCGCACCGCTTCAAGTCGACGATGACGTGGTCGCGCCTGGCCGGCCTGTACCTCACGAACACGCTGGGCATTGTCTTCACGCTGGGCCTGTTCATTCCGTTTGCCCACGTGCGCGCACTGCGCTATCGCCTGGAATCGACCGCTGTGCTGGTCAACGGCAGCCTGGATGATGTTGTCGCCAACAAGGGCGACGCCGTCGGCGCCTTTGGCGAAGGTGCTGCCGACCTGGCGGGCTTCGACCTGTCGCTGTGA
- a CDS encoding ABC transporter ATP-binding protein — MSAPHIVVKHVNKIFSTPGRDVIALKDINLEIPRGQFVCLLGPSGCGKSTLLNAVAGFAPPSSGTITADGQVVTGPGPERGMVFQEYALFPWMTVEDNVAFGLEIKGQPKAQIRATVDKLLKMLSLADFRARYPKDLSGGMRQRVAIARVLALDSPIMLMDEPFGALDALTRRNLQDELLRIWSELKKTIIFVTHSIEEAIYLADRIVVMTYRPGTIKRDLLVDLPRLRDPASAEFNALKRELGQLVMEEQQRHHNDELRLAAVD; from the coding sequence ATGAGCGCACCGCACATCGTCGTCAAGCACGTCAACAAGATCTTTTCCACGCCGGGGCGCGACGTCATCGCGCTCAAGGACATCAACCTGGAAATCCCGCGCGGCCAGTTCGTCTGCCTGCTGGGCCCCTCCGGCTGCGGCAAGTCGACCTTGCTGAACGCGGTGGCCGGCTTCGCGCCGCCGTCGTCCGGCACCATCACGGCGGACGGCCAGGTCGTCACGGGCCCGGGGCCGGAGCGGGGCATGGTGTTCCAGGAATATGCGCTGTTCCCGTGGATGACGGTCGAGGACAACGTCGCCTTCGGGCTGGAGATCAAGGGCCAGCCGAAAGCGCAGATCCGCGCCACCGTCGACAAGCTCCTGAAGATGCTGTCGCTGGCGGACTTCCGCGCACGCTATCCGAAGGACCTGTCGGGCGGGATGCGCCAGCGCGTGGCGATTGCCCGCGTGCTGGCGCTCGATTCGCCCATCATGCTGATGGACGAGCCGTTCGGCGCCCTCGATGCGCTGACCCGCCGCAACCTGCAGGACGAACTGCTGCGCATCTGGTCCGAGCTGAAAAAGACCATCATTTTCGTCACGCACAGCATCGAGGAGGCGATCTACCTGGCCGACCGCATTGTCGTCATGACGTACCGGCCCGGCACGATCAAGCGCGACCTGCTGGTGGACCTGCCGCGCCTGCGCGATCCCGCATCGGCCGAATTCAACGCCTTGAAGCGCGAGCTGGGGCAGCTGGTGATGGAGGAGCAGCAGCGCCATCACAACGACGAATTGCGCCTCGCCGCGGTCGACTAA
- a CDS encoding RNA pyrophosphohydrolase translates to MLDREGFRPNVGIILLNAHNEVWWGKRVREHSWQFPQGGIKYGETPEQAMYRELEEEIGLRPEHVKIVGRTRDWLRYEVPDHFIKREIRGHYRGQKQIWFLLRMCARDSEVNLRLTDHPEFDAWRWHEYWVPLDVVIEFKREVYQRALQELSRFLSWPPHGERRHSARYLRQPHGRGQQGQTSKDVPAQEVVGCDGTALAGAKR, encoded by the coding sequence ATGCTCGATCGGGAAGGGTTCCGCCCCAACGTCGGCATCATCCTGCTCAACGCCCATAACGAGGTGTGGTGGGGCAAGCGGGTGCGCGAGCACTCATGGCAATTTCCGCAGGGCGGCATCAAGTACGGCGAGACGCCCGAGCAGGCGATGTATCGGGAGCTGGAAGAGGAGATCGGATTACGACCGGAGCACGTCAAGATCGTCGGGCGCACGCGCGACTGGCTGCGTTACGAGGTGCCCGATCACTTCATCAAGCGTGAAATCCGCGGCCATTACCGTGGCCAGAAGCAGATCTGGTTCCTGCTGCGGATGTGTGCGCGCGACAGCGAGGTCAATCTGCGCCTGACGGATCATCCCGAATTCGACGCGTGGCGCTGGCACGAGTACTGGGTACCGCTCGACGTGGTGATCGAATTCAAGCGCGAGGTCTACCAGCGCGCGCTGCAGGAGCTGTCGCGTTTCCTGTCATGGCCGCCGCACGGCGAACGGCGCCATTCGGCCCGTTATCTGCGTCAGCCGCATGGCCGCGGCCAGCAGGGGCAGACGTCGAAGGACGTGCCGGCCCAGGAGGTCGTCGGCTGCGACGGCACGGCGCTCGCCGGCGCCAAGCGCTGA
- a CDS encoding cytochrome C assembly family protein, whose product MQTNFLIAAALLYLVCALLPAAKSRLIAGITPVAWLAHGAALWFDVMVPGSLRLGFAAMLSSALWISVGAYWIENRNFPLDGLRRMVMPCAAIAVVLQGIFPGALIPLEGRSPLFGWHIAIATLAYSTLTIAAFHAVLMALQESRLHARTARAGLLWAALDQLPALLTMEKLLFRLIGFGFTLLTLTVLSGIFFSEELFGQALKWDHKSVFTLLSWLLFAALLAGRHFRGWRGKTALSFTLAGFATLLLAYVGTRFVLEVVLHRGYA is encoded by the coding sequence ATGCAGACAAATTTTCTCATCGCAGCCGCATTGCTGTACCTCGTGTGCGCCTTGCTGCCTGCCGCGAAATCCCGCCTGATTGCCGGCATCACGCCCGTGGCGTGGCTGGCGCATGGCGCGGCGCTGTGGTTCGACGTCATGGTGCCCGGGTCGTTACGGCTCGGGTTTGCCGCCATGCTGTCGTCGGCTCTGTGGATTTCCGTGGGTGCCTACTGGATCGAAAACCGTAACTTCCCGCTCGACGGCCTGCGCCGCATGGTGATGCCGTGCGCCGCCATTGCCGTCGTCCTGCAGGGGATATTCCCCGGCGCGTTGATTCCGCTGGAAGGCCGCTCGCCGCTGTTCGGCTGGCACATCGCCATCGCCACGCTGGCCTACAGCACGCTGACGATCGCCGCCTTCCACGCCGTGCTGATGGCATTGCAAGAGTCGCGGCTGCATGCGCGCACGGCTCGCGCGGGCCTCTTGTGGGCCGCGCTGGACCAGCTGCCCGCCCTGCTGACAATGGAAAAGCTGCTGTTCCGCCTGATCGGCTTCGGTTTCACCCTGCTGACCCTGACGGTATTGTCCGGTATTTTCTTCTCCGAGGAGCTGTTCGGCCAGGCGCTGAAGTGGGACCACAAATCCGTCTTCACGCTGTTGTCATGGCTGCTGTTTGCCGCGCTGCTGGCCGGCCGCCACTTCCGCGGCTGGCGCGGCAAGACGGCGCTCAGTTTCACCCTGGCCGGTTTCGCCACGCTGCTGCTGGCGTATGTTGGTACCCGCTTCGTGCTGGAAGTGGTTTTGCATCGAGGTTACGCATGA
- a CDS encoding SWIB/MDM2 domain-containing protein: protein MATAKKSPAAPAKKAATKAAPAKKAAAPAKAAAKPAAKKAAPAARKPNAAFMKEMTPSAELSSVVGASPLPRTEVTKKVWDYIKKHDLQDAANRRMINADDKLKAVFGGKAQVSMFEMTKLISDHLK, encoded by the coding sequence ATGGCAACAGCCAAGAAATCCCCGGCAGCACCAGCCAAGAAGGCCGCGACCAAAGCGGCTCCGGCAAAGAAGGCGGCCGCTCCAGCGAAAGCTGCAGCCAAGCCGGCAGCGAAAAAGGCAGCACCGGCAGCACGCAAACCCAATGCAGCATTCATGAAAGAGATGACTCCTTCGGCGGAATTGTCTTCGGTAGTAGGCGCCTCCCCGCTGCCGCGCACCGAAGTGACGAAGAAGGTCTGGGACTACATCAAGAAGCACGATCTGCAGGACGCGGCGAACCGTCGCATGATCAATGCGGACGACAAGCTGAAAGCCGTCTTCGGCGGCAAGGCCCAGGTCTCGATGTTCGAGATGACGAAGCTGATCTCCGATCACCTGAAATAA
- a CDS encoding proline--tRNA ligase — MRASRFFISTLKEAPSDAEIVSHKLMMRAGMIKRLGSGIYTYMPMGLKVIRKVEAIVREEMNRAGAIELLMPLVQPAELWQETGRWDKMGPELMRVKDRHGREFAIQPTSEEVITDVVRSEIKSYRQLPLNFYHIQTKFRDERRPRFGLMRGREFTMKDAYSFDRDLEGMQTSYQIMFDAYTKIFTRFGLKFRAVAADNGAIGGTGSHEFHVIASTGEDALVYCPDSDYAANMEAAEALATGTRAAPTAELTKTSTPKASKCEDVAKLLGIDLSKTVKTIALTAETEADGKVAKQYFMLLLRGDHELNEIKAAKVPGLTGAYRFSTEEEILEVYGCKPGYLGPIGTKGAVTVVADRTVANMSDFVTGANEEGFHYTGANWGRDMAEPAITADLRNVVEGDPSPDGKGVLAIERGIEVGHVFQLGTAYSESMKATYLDENGKPAPLQMGCYGIGVTRILGAAIEQNFDDKGIIWPTSIAPFELVLCPMGMDRSELVKEQTEKLYAAAQEAGIDVIVDDRGLRPGAMFADWELIGVPHRVVIGDRGLKEGQLEYQGRRDTEATNVPLADIVSFIKGKVQQ, encoded by the coding sequence ATGCGTGCTTCCCGGTTTTTTATTTCCACCCTCAAAGAAGCGCCTTCCGATGCTGAAATCGTCAGCCACAAACTGATGATGCGGGCAGGCATGATCAAGCGTCTCGGCTCGGGGATCTACACCTACATGCCGATGGGCCTGAAAGTGATCCGCAAGGTCGAAGCCATCGTGCGCGAGGAGATGAACCGTGCCGGTGCCATCGAGCTGCTGATGCCGCTGGTACAGCCGGCCGAGCTGTGGCAGGAAACCGGGCGCTGGGACAAGATGGGGCCGGAGCTGATGCGCGTCAAGGACCGTCATGGCCGCGAGTTCGCCATCCAGCCGACGTCCGAGGAAGTGATCACCGACGTGGTGCGCAGCGAGATCAAATCGTACCGCCAGCTGCCGTTGAATTTTTACCACATCCAGACCAAGTTCCGCGACGAGCGCCGTCCCCGTTTCGGTCTGATGCGCGGCCGCGAGTTCACGATGAAGGATGCGTACTCGTTCGACCGCGACCTGGAAGGCATGCAGACGTCCTACCAGATCATGTTCGACGCCTATACGAAGATCTTCACGCGCTTCGGCCTGAAATTCCGCGCGGTGGCGGCCGACAACGGCGCCATCGGCGGCACCGGCTCGCATGAATTCCACGTCATCGCCAGCACCGGCGAGGACGCGCTGGTGTACTGCCCGGACTCGGACTACGCGGCCAACATGGAAGCGGCCGAAGCGCTGGCGACCGGCACGCGCGCGGCACCGACGGCTGAACTGACGAAGACGTCGACGCCGAAGGCATCGAAGTGCGAGGACGTGGCGAAGCTGCTGGGCATCGACCTGTCGAAGACCGTCAAGACGATCGCGCTGACGGCGGAAACGGAAGCCGACGGCAAGGTCGCGAAGCAGTACTTCATGCTGCTGCTGCGCGGCGACCATGAGCTCAACGAGATCAAGGCGGCCAAGGTGCCTGGCCTGACGGGCGCCTACCGCTTCTCGACGGAAGAAGAAATCCTGGAAGTCTACGGCTGCAAGCCGGGCTATCTGGGGCCGATCGGCACCAAGGGCGCCGTGACCGTCGTTGCCGACCGCACGGTGGCCAATATGTCCGACTTCGTCACGGGCGCGAACGAAGAAGGCTTCCACTACACGGGCGCCAACTGGGGCCGCGACATGGCCGAACCGGCGATCACGGCCGATCTGCGCAACGTCGTCGAAGGCGATCCTTCGCCGGACGGCAAGGGCGTGCTGGCGATCGAGCGCGGCATCGAAGTGGGGCACGTGTTCCAGCTTGGCACCGCGTACTCGGAATCGATGAAGGCCACGTACCTGGATGAAAACGGCAAGCCGGCACCGCTGCAGATGGGCTGCTACGGCATCGGCGTGACGCGCATCCTGGGCGCCGCCATCGAACAGAACTTCGACGACAAGGGCATCATCTGGCCGACGTCGATCGCGCCGTTCGAGCTGGTGCTGTGCCCGATGGGAATGGATCGCAGCGAGCTGGTGAAAGAGCAAACGGAGAAGCTGTACGCGGCGGCGCAGGAAGCGGGCATCGACGTCATCGTCGACGACCGCGGCCTGCGTCCGGGCGCCATGTTCGCCGACTGGGAACTGATCGGGGTGCCGCACCGTGTCGTGATCGGCGACCGCGGCCTGAAGGAAGGCCAGCTGGAATACCAGGGCCGTCGCGACACCGAGGCGACCAATGTACCGCTGGCCGATATCGTCTCCTTCATCAAGGGCAAAGTGCAGCAGTGA
- a CDS encoding ABC transporter permease, protein MARIDWREVGVGLVVPALVIALWHTAAQLQWVNPQVLPSPAAVVAKWIEYLLPLQAYDPAAGSKLAWAFSGELIHDSLGSLYRVFVGFVVGAGLALPIGLAMGASRHVYAWLNPLVQLLRPIPPIAYIPLSILWFGLGNPPAIFLIALGAFFPVLMNTVAGVRHVDGIYLRAARNLGASGTTMFVRVILPAAVPYILSGVRIGIGTAFIVVIVAEMIAVQNGLGFRITEAREYFWSDKIIAGMLTIGVIGLAIDIGVNKLNNHLLRWHRGLEN, encoded by the coding sequence ATGGCAAGGATCGATTGGCGGGAAGTCGGTGTCGGCCTGGTGGTCCCGGCGCTGGTGATTGCGTTATGGCACACGGCCGCGCAACTGCAGTGGGTCAACCCGCAGGTGCTGCCGTCGCCAGCGGCGGTGGTGGCGAAATGGATCGAGTACCTGCTGCCGTTGCAGGCCTACGACCCGGCCGCCGGGTCGAAGCTGGCGTGGGCGTTTTCCGGTGAGCTGATCCACGATTCGCTGGGGAGCCTGTACCGCGTGTTTGTCGGCTTTGTGGTCGGCGCCGGGCTCGCCCTGCCCATCGGACTTGCCATGGGCGCGAGCCGTCACGTCTATGCGTGGCTCAACCCTCTGGTGCAGCTGCTGCGGCCCATCCCGCCGATCGCCTACATTCCGCTGTCGATCCTGTGGTTCGGGCTGGGCAATCCGCCGGCGATCTTCCTGATCGCGCTGGGCGCGTTCTTTCCCGTGCTGATGAATACCGTGGCCGGCGTGCGCCACGTGGACGGCATCTACCTGCGCGCGGCCCGCAACCTGGGCGCTTCCGGCACGACGATGTTCGTGCGCGTGATCCTGCCGGCTGCCGTGCCGTATATCCTGTCGGGCGTGCGGATCGGCATCGGCACGGCGTTCATCGTCGTCATCGTCGCCGAGATGATCGCCGTCCAGAATGGCCTGGGCTTCCGCATCACGGAAGCACGCGAGTACTTCTGGTCCGACAAGATCATCGCCGGCATGCTGACCATCGGCGTGATCGGCCTGGCCATCGATATCGGCGTCAACAAACTGAACAACCACCTGCTGCGCTGGCATCGCGGCCTGGAGAACTGA
- a CDS encoding ABC transporter substrate-binding protein: MRLKSTTLAATLALATLALHVPMHAQAQEVVRLGNLKFAHYGAVSYIKEIAPKCGIKVEEHIFAKGLDVMQAIIAGELDVGTTASEAAISGRAGGAPIYAVAGFAKGGARLVGRSDLKLKSIADLKGKRVGVTRGGIQEVLLLAELQQAGLTASDQPGKDVRLVLLAYADLNQALLGKNIDAMMQSEPQSSQAINKGFGIEIMKPYNTPIGEPVRTMVMTEKFYKERRPVAEKFMRCFVEATKTFIDNKATAEKYVREVIFKGQITKDDFEDAIGNSPYSYDITPEHIQTTTDIMVKTGVGRMSRPPVAKDWVKTDLLEQAKKSLGVK; this comes from the coding sequence ATGAGACTGAAATCGACGACGCTGGCGGCAACGCTCGCACTGGCCACGCTGGCGCTGCACGTGCCGATGCACGCACAGGCGCAGGAAGTGGTGAGGCTGGGTAACCTGAAGTTTGCCCACTACGGCGCCGTTTCCTATATCAAGGAGATCGCGCCAAAGTGCGGCATCAAGGTGGAAGAGCATATCTTTGCCAAGGGCCTGGACGTCATGCAGGCCATCATCGCCGGCGAGCTCGATGTGGGTACCACCGCGTCGGAGGCCGCCATTTCCGGCCGCGCCGGCGGGGCGCCGATCTATGCGGTGGCTGGTTTCGCCAAGGGCGGCGCGCGGCTGGTGGGCCGCAGCGACCTGAAACTGAAGTCGATCGCGGACCTGAAGGGCAAGCGCGTGGGCGTCACGCGCGGCGGCATCCAGGAAGTTCTGCTGCTGGCGGAACTGCAGCAGGCTGGCCTGACCGCTTCCGACCAGCCGGGCAAGGACGTGCGCCTCGTGCTCCTGGCCTACGCGGACCTGAACCAGGCACTGCTCGGCAAGAATATCGACGCCATGATGCAATCCGAACCCCAGTCTTCGCAGGCCATCAACAAGGGCTTCGGCATTGAGATCATGAAGCCTTACAACACGCCCATCGGCGAGCCGGTGCGCACGATGGTCATGACGGAAAAGTTCTATAAAGAGCGCCGTCCTGTCGCCGAGAAGTTCATGCGCTGCTTCGTGGAAGCGACGAAGACGTTCATCGACAACAAGGCCACGGCCGAAAAATACGTGCGCGAGGTGATCTTCAAGGGCCAGATCACGAAGGACGACTTCGAGGATGCCATCGGCAATTCGCCGTACAGCTACGACATCACGCCGGAACATATCCAGACAACGACCGACATCATGGTCAAGACGGGCGTGGGCCGCATGAGCCGTCCGCCCGTGGCAAAGGACTGGGTCAAGACCGATCTGCTCGAACAGGCCAAGAAAAGCCTGGGCGTGAAGTAA
- a CDS encoding lytic transglycosylase domain-containing protein, with product MRWWHTLAFATGVLCAPFGFAGNQKEEALADSVRLALSNAILDARPPKPAFANPADRQRYDQWVATMSERLRRKLPDAQHRTEFLQTAWYEARRAGLDPGLVLGLIQVESAYRKYAVSMVGARGYMQVMPFWTNVIGDSDRRKLFNMQTNLRYGCAILRMYLDMEGGNLYLALGRYNGSRGRPEYPNAVLKAWNNWK from the coding sequence TTGCGCTGGTGGCATACGTTGGCCTTTGCCACCGGCGTGCTGTGCGCGCCGTTCGGCTTTGCCGGCAACCAGAAGGAAGAAGCGCTGGCCGACTCGGTCCGGCTGGCGCTGTCGAATGCCATCCTCGATGCGCGCCCCCCGAAACCCGCGTTCGCCAATCCGGCCGATCGCCAACGCTACGATCAATGGGTCGCCACGATGTCGGAGCGGCTGCGGCGCAAGCTGCCGGACGCCCAGCATCGCACCGAGTTCCTCCAGACGGCATGGTACGAGGCGCGCCGCGCGGGGCTTGATCCGGGCCTCGTGCTGGGATTGATCCAGGTCGAATCGGCCTATCGCAAATACGCGGTGTCGATGGTCGGTGCGCGCGGCTACATGCAGGTAATGCCGTTCTGGACCAACGTCATCGGCGACAGCGACCGGCGCAAGCTTTTCAACATGCAGACGAACCTGCGCTACGGCTGCGCGATCCTGCGCATGTACCTCGATATGGAAGGCGGGAATCTGTACCTGGCGCTGGGCCGGTATAACGGCAGTCGTGGGCGGCCGGAGTATCCGAATGCGGTGCTGAAGGCGTGGAACAACTGGAAGTGA
- the ffh gene encoding signal recognition particle protein yields the protein MLDNLTQRLAKVVKTMRGEARLTEANTAEMLREVRLALLEADVALPAVREFIAKVKEKALGEEVISSLSPGQALVGVVQRELGALMGADLGPEAAQLSFAQQPPAIILMAGLQGVGKTTTVGKLAKYLREEKKKKVLTVSADVYRPAAIAQLQSVTGQAGADFFPSSSTDKPVDIALAALDWAKKHYHDVLIIDTAGRLGIDEEMMKEIAAVHGAVKPIETLFVVDAMLGQDAINTAKAFNDALPLTGIVLTKLDGDSRGGAALSVRHITGKPIKFAGVSEKLDGLEAFDPSRMANRILGMGDILALVEEARKGVDQKAAADLAAKVKSGGKFDMNDFKAQLGQMKKMGGMASLVDKLPAQFQQAAGGANMDQADKQVRRMVGIIDSMTPAERAKPELIKATRKRRIAAGAGVQVQEVNRMLNQFEQMQTMMKKLSGGGMMKMMRSMKGMMPGLR from the coding sequence ATGCTAGACAATCTGACTCAACGCCTTGCCAAGGTCGTCAAGACCATGCGTGGCGAGGCACGCCTGACCGAGGCCAATACCGCCGAGATGCTGCGCGAAGTGCGCCTGGCACTGCTGGAGGCCGACGTGGCCCTGCCGGCCGTGCGCGAATTCATCGCCAAGGTCAAGGAAAAGGCGCTGGGCGAGGAAGTGATCTCCTCGCTGTCGCCGGGCCAGGCCCTGGTGGGCGTGGTGCAGCGCGAACTGGGCGCCCTGATGGGTGCCGACCTGGGGCCGGAAGCGGCCCAGCTGAGTTTTGCCCAGCAGCCGCCGGCGATCATCCTGATGGCCGGCCTGCAGGGTGTCGGTAAGACCACCACCGTCGGCAAGCTGGCCAAGTACCTGCGCGAAGAGAAGAAGAAAAAGGTGCTGACGGTGTCGGCCGACGTGTATCGTCCCGCCGCCATCGCCCAGCTGCAGTCCGTCACGGGCCAGGCCGGTGCCGACTTCTTCCCGTCGTCGTCCACCGACAAGCCGGTCGACATCGCGCTGGCCGCGCTGGACTGGGCAAAGAAGCACTATCACGACGTGCTCATTATCGACACGGCCGGCCGCCTCGGCATCGACGAGGAGATGATGAAGGAGATCGCGGCCGTCCATGGCGCCGTCAAGCCGATCGAGACGCTGTTCGTGGTCGATGCGATGCTGGGCCAGGATGCGATCAACACGGCCAAGGCGTTCAACGACGCGCTGCCGCTGACGGGCATCGTGCTGACGAAGCTCGATGGCGATTCGCGCGGCGGCGCCGCGCTGTCCGTGCGCCACATCACGGGTAAGCCGATCAAGTTTGCCGGCGTGTCGGAAAAGCTCGATGGCCTGGAAGCGTTCGATCCGTCGCGCATGGCCAACCGTATCCTGGGCATGGGCGACATCCTGGCGCTGGTGGAAGAGGCCCGCAAGGGTGTGGATCAGAAGGCGGCCGCCGATCTGGCGGCCAAGGTCAAGTCGGGCGGCAAGTTCGACATGAACGACTTCAAGGCGCAATTGGGCCAGATGAAAAAGATGGGCGGCATGGCCAGTCTTGTCGACAAGCTGCCGGCGCAGTTCCAGCAGGCCGCGGGCGGCGCCAACATGGACCAGGCGGACAAGCAGGTGCGCCGCATGGTCGGCATCATCGATTCGATGACGCCGGCCGAACGCGCCAAGCCTGAACTGATCAAGGCCACGCGCAAGCGCCGCATCGCGGCCGGCGCCGGCGTGCAGGTGCAGGAAGTCAATCGCATGCTCAATCAGTTCGAGCAGATGCAGACGATGATGAAGAAGCTCTCCGGCGGCGGCATGATGAAGATGATGCGGTCGATGAAGGGCATGATGCCCGGCCTGCGGTAA